The Candidatus Phaeomarinobacter ectocarpi genome includes a region encoding these proteins:
- a CDS encoding LysR family transcriptional regulator: protein MNWNAISFDWNQIRAFLATAEEGSLSAAARALGQTQPTLSRQVTGLEDALGVTLFERGHRAMTLTQAGHEVLAHVKDMGDAALKVSLAASGQSSHVEGKVSITATELFARYYLPSIIAELQQVAPGIFVEVITSNDVRDLTRREADISIRHARPEQPDLIGRLVAETTAHLYASRDYLDRSGRPDGLDDLADIDLLSFDEAENIVPFLQGLGMPVTRENMRASTASGGLLMELTRAGLGATFLTKEAADRFPELEQVLPSMAPVPVPVWLVTHRELRTSRRIRLVYDLLADRLPALMAAAADDQSAEKSE from the coding sequence ATGAATTGGAACGCCATATCCTTTGACTGGAACCAAATCCGCGCGTTTCTGGCGACAGCGGAGGAAGGGTCCTTGTCAGCTGCCGCCCGGGCGCTCGGCCAGACGCAGCCCACCTTGAGCCGACAGGTCACCGGACTGGAGGACGCCTTGGGGGTGACGCTGTTTGAGCGCGGGCACCGGGCCATGACGCTGACCCAGGCCGGACACGAAGTGCTGGCGCATGTGAAAGACATGGGTGACGCAGCACTCAAGGTATCGCTTGCTGCGTCGGGCCAGTCCAGCCACGTGGAAGGCAAGGTCAGCATTACCGCAACCGAGCTGTTTGCGCGGTATTACCTGCCGTCGATCATCGCTGAACTCCAGCAGGTCGCGCCGGGGATATTTGTCGAGGTCATTACCTCGAACGATGTACGGGACCTTACCCGTCGTGAAGCCGACATATCCATCCGCCATGCACGACCGGAGCAGCCGGATCTCATCGGGCGGTTGGTCGCGGAAACCACCGCGCATCTTTATGCATCCCGTGACTATCTTGATCGGTCCGGGCGGCCAGACGGGCTGGATGATCTGGCTGACATTGATCTGCTCAGTTTCGATGAAGCGGAAAACATCGTTCCGTTTCTGCAAGGGCTGGGTATGCCGGTCACGCGGGAGAATATGCGTGCGTCAACTGCAAGCGGTGGGCTGTTGATGGAACTGACACGCGCCGGGCTGGGGGCCACGTTTCTTACCAAAGAGGCTGCGGACAGATTTCCCGAGCTGGAGCAGGTGCTTCCCAGCATGGCGCCCGTGCCGGTTCCTGTATGGCTGGTCACCCATCGGGAGTTGCGTACCAGCCGGCGTATTCGCCTTGTCTATGACTTGCTGGCTGATCGGTTGCCTGCGCTTATGGCTGCAGCGGCCGATGATCAGTCGGCAGAAAAAAGCGAATAG
- a CDS encoding class I SAM-dependent methyltransferase — MPHDAKFWDKIADKYFASPIGDMDAYEEKLRLTREQFRPDMQVMEFGCGTGSTALRHAPHVAHIDAFDISDAMLAIAKRQALEQNVSNVKFTTADIADMNVPDESYDAILGNSIMHLIEDPAGTTKDIYRWLKPGGVFVSSTVCLGDGMNWLKLILPLGRAIGKVPFVQFLKADALVGFMTDAGFKIETHWQPGNGRTVFLICRKPG; from the coding sequence ATGCCGCACGACGCCAAATTCTGGGACAAGATCGCAGACAAGTACTTCGCCTCTCCCATAGGCGACATGGACGCCTATGAAGAAAAGCTGCGCCTGACCCGCGAACAGTTTCGCCCCGACATGCAGGTGATGGAATTTGGCTGCGGCACCGGGAGCACGGCCCTACGCCACGCCCCCCACGTGGCTCACATTGATGCCTTCGACATCTCAGACGCCATGCTGGCAATCGCCAAACGGCAGGCCCTGGAACAAAACGTCAGCAACGTCAAATTCACGACCGCCGATATTGCCGACATGAACGTGCCGGATGAAAGCTACGACGCCATCCTCGGCAACAGCATCATGCACCTGATCGAAGATCCAGCGGGCACAACAAAAGACATCTATCGCTGGCTCAAGCCCGGCGGAGTGTTTGTCTCAAGCACCGTATGCCTGGGCGACGGCATGAACTGGCTAAAGCTCATCCTGCCCCTGGGCCGCGCCATCGGCAAAGTGCCCTTTGTGCAATTCCTCAAAGCTGACGCCCTTGTCGGCTTCATGACCGACGCCGGCTTCAAGATCGAAACCCACTGGCAGCCCGGCAATGGGCGGACGGTGTTTCTCATCTGCCGCAAACCCGGGTAG
- a CDS encoding sterol desaturase family protein gives MTHAETQPQKNRTVPPTSGLAYRIEKWGGMPFNLLEAAGAYVLVRPMNWALRHLDGLSYRLEGTLLRRVLQHTLFPVALIVSLYAGFELAANGVTFNSLLTLVLLPFIKGIMVAPIERLMPFSRKWLEGGNDTSVDLILFMSGAFWNGFGKYLLQVLFILSLIEVLEPYGHGLWPAELPGVAQVFLLILIKDFFRYWLHRAMHEVPFLWRFHAAHHSVERLYWLNGIRSHPVEVVIQVFFYALPFALLQPSAEIVMVAIMMQLCIGAFQHGNIDLKLRFWEHIFSIGDNHRYHHYPNKDVGDSNYGGEFIVWDMLFGTFYNPKNERPSDVIGIGTAPNYPMTVAGLLIAPFLPDQKVFGPDNERTSSDVPPASEPSLRVGEART, from the coding sequence GTGACACACGCTGAAACGCAACCGCAAAAAAACAGGACTGTGCCTCCAACCTCGGGACTGGCCTACAGAATCGAAAAATGGGGCGGGATGCCCTTCAACCTGCTGGAAGCTGCCGGTGCCTATGTGCTTGTGCGCCCAATGAACTGGGCGTTGCGGCATCTCGATGGGCTGTCTTATCGGCTGGAAGGGACACTGCTGCGGCGCGTCCTGCAGCACACATTGTTTCCAGTGGCACTCATCGTGTCGCTCTATGCAGGGTTCGAACTCGCTGCCAACGGCGTGACGTTCAACTCACTGCTCACGCTGGTGCTTCTCCCCTTCATCAAGGGCATCATGGTTGCGCCGATTGAGCGGTTGATGCCGTTCAGCCGGAAATGGCTGGAAGGCGGCAACGATACGAGCGTCGACCTCATCCTGTTTATGTCCGGCGCCTTCTGGAATGGCTTTGGCAAGTACCTTCTGCAGGTGCTCTTCATCCTCAGCCTTATCGAAGTGCTGGAGCCTTATGGCCATGGCCTGTGGCCAGCGGAACTGCCCGGGGTTGCTCAGGTCTTTCTGCTGATCCTGATCAAGGATTTCTTCCGTTACTGGCTTCACCGCGCCATGCATGAAGTGCCGTTCCTGTGGCGGTTCCACGCGGCGCACCATTCGGTGGAGCGGCTCTACTGGCTCAATGGCATCCGTAGCCATCCGGTGGAGGTCGTGATCCAGGTATTCTTCTACGCGCTGCCTTTCGCGCTTCTGCAACCGTCAGCAGAGATCGTGATGGTCGCCATCATGATGCAGCTGTGCATCGGCGCATTTCAGCATGGCAACATCGATCTGAAGCTGCGGTTCTGGGAGCACATCTTCTCGATTGGCGACAACCATCGCTACCACCATTACCCAAACAAGGACGTTGGCGATTCCAACTATGGCGGCGAGTTCATCGTGTGGGACATGCTTTTTGGCACGTTTTACAATCCGAAGAACGAACGGCCGAGTGACGTGATCGGCATCGGCACCGCGCCGAACTATCCGATGACGGTCGCGGGTCTGCTGATCGCTCCCTTCTTGCCGGACCAGAAGGTCTTTGGCCCTGACAACGAGCGGACCAGCAGTGACGTGCCGCCAGCATCTGAGCCTTCCCTGCGGGTTGGTGAAGCCAGAACCTGA
- a CDS encoding TetR/AcrR family transcriptional regulator yields MARPSITPEKREEMRSHVREAFVRLSRRRKIAPGDARAWGDISIRDVIEEAGISIGTFYKYFENRADLSQTLWAEPVGRLRSDMQASFDDATSPVEKVRVLLNHYVAFALDNDRLFRSAFLLVRDEGARPQDPQDLDEETFYKNLCEAFRAGQKSGQFKAFDPHMMAQLFWAGIHGSLALPINLDRYKFDSPKVLSAQMIEALMGLVEA; encoded by the coding sequence GTGGCCAGACCCTCGATAACGCCTGAAAAACGCGAAGAAATGCGCAGCCATGTGCGGGAGGCATTTGTCCGGCTTTCCCGACGTCGCAAAATCGCTCCCGGCGACGCCCGGGCATGGGGCGACATCTCGATCAGGGACGTGATCGAGGAAGCCGGAATATCGATCGGCACTTTCTACAAGTATTTTGAAAACCGGGCTGACCTGTCTCAGACGCTGTGGGCTGAACCGGTGGGGCGGTTACGCTCGGACATGCAGGCAAGCTTTGATGACGCCACCAGCCCGGTAGAAAAAGTCCGCGTCCTGCTTAACCACTATGTGGCCTTCGCGCTGGATAACGACCGCCTGTTTCGCAGCGCGTTCCTCCTCGTGCGCGACGAGGGCGCCCGCCCGCAGGACCCGCAGGACCTGGACGAAGAAACCTTCTACAAAAACCTCTGCGAAGCCTTCCGCGCCGGCCAGAAAAGCGGCCAGTTCAAAGCTTTTGATCCGCACATGATGGCGCAACTCTTCTGGGCCGGCATCCACGGCAGCCTCGCCCTGCCCATCAACCTGGACCGCTACAAGTTCGATTCCCCGAAGGTGCTGTCAGCGCAGATGATTGAGGCGTTGATGGGGCTTGTGGAAGCCTGA
- a CDS encoding DUF3883 domain-containing protein: protein MPGDDWTSDENDAVVADYFDMLQSELAFRSYNKAEHNRQLQSLIGRGRGSIEYKHQNISAVLKAMGEVWIGGYMPRFNFQMSLADAVARWLERNPQWLGRSPTTQGDGEMLQEPTSLWVGPAPTLSNEPEPDELQQTLAVARRYDVVGRDKRNRELGKAGERFVVDFERATLSQAGRKDLADLVRWVAEEDGDGAGYDVQSYGSDGRSRLIEVKTTNGWERTPFHITKNELAVADAKRDEWCLFRLWNFSREPKAFELYPPLDQHVSLTAETFKASFD from the coding sequence ATGCCAGGGGATGATTGGACATCAGATGAGAACGACGCAGTAGTCGCCGACTACTTCGACATGCTGCAGAGTGAATTGGCTTTTAGGAGCTACAACAAGGCTGAACACAATCGTCAGCTCCAATCCTTAATCGGCAGGGGACGTGGCTCCATTGAATACAAACATCAAAACATCAGCGCCGTGCTGAAAGCGATGGGTGAAGTTTGGATTGGCGGATATATGCCGCGGTTCAACTTTCAAATGTCGCTCGCTGATGCGGTTGCACGTTGGCTTGAGCGAAACCCGCAATGGTTGGGGCGATCGCCAACAACGCAAGGCGATGGTGAGATGCTGCAAGAGCCAACCTCGCTCTGGGTCGGGCCAGCACCCACACTTTCCAACGAGCCAGAGCCCGATGAACTTCAACAGACGCTTGCTGTGGCAAGGAGGTATGACGTGGTTGGCCGCGACAAACGAAACCGAGAGCTTGGTAAGGCTGGTGAGAGGTTTGTTGTCGACTTTGAGCGCGCAACACTGTCCCAAGCAGGGCGTAAAGATCTGGCGGACCTGGTGCGCTGGGTGGCAGAGGAGGACGGAGACGGTGCTGGGTACGACGTCCAGAGTTACGGATCCGACGGCCGGTCTCGCCTCATTGAAGTTAAAACGACAAATGGTTGGGAGAGAACGCCCTTCCACATCACAAAAAACGAACTGGCGGTGGCTGATGCCAAGCGCGATGAATGGTGCCTCTTTCGACTATGGAATTTTTCTCGTGAACCAAAGGCATTCGAGTTGTACCCGCCTCTAGACCAGCACGTCTCACTAACTGCTGAGACTTTCAAAGCCAGTTTTGACTGA
- a CDS encoding SIMPL domain-containing protein, giving the protein MNSGPFGFLGAVVLAAGVAFAGWQVGTGFFEGRKAERYVTVKGLAERDVTADLAMWRLRYTAAGSDLTQVQAEIDGNTDTIREFLMSRGVKAEEISLERLEVTDLLAQAYRSGGIGQARYIIAQNLLLRTTNVQLVDELGRDTGELVRRGVVLADLGGPTYSFNGLNEIKPDLIAQATAAARTGAQEFADNSGSKLGGILRANQGVIVIRPRDNTGGVSQESQLEKTVRVVATVDYSLSD; this is encoded by the coding sequence ATGAATAGCGGACCTTTTGGGTTTCTGGGCGCGGTTGTGCTTGCAGCAGGCGTCGCCTTTGCCGGCTGGCAGGTGGGCACCGGCTTTTTTGAAGGCCGCAAGGCGGAGCGCTATGTGACCGTCAAAGGTCTGGCCGAGCGCGACGTGACCGCTGACCTCGCCATGTGGCGGCTGCGCTATACGGCGGCGGGCAGCGACCTCACACAGGTGCAGGCCGAGATTGACGGCAACACCGACACCATCCGTGAGTTTTTGATGTCCCGCGGCGTCAAGGCCGAGGAAATCAGCCTGGAGCGTCTGGAAGTAACGGATCTGCTGGCGCAGGCTTACCGCTCCGGCGGCATTGGCCAGGCGCGCTACATCATTGCGCAGAACCTGCTGCTGCGGACGACGAATGTTCAACTGGTGGATGAGTTGGGACGGGACACGGGCGAACTGGTGCGCCGGGGCGTCGTGCTGGCGGATCTTGGCGGGCCGACCTACTCCTTCAATGGTCTCAACGAGATCAAGCCGGACCTGATTGCCCAGGCAACAGCCGCCGCGCGGACCGGTGCGCAGGAATTTGCAGACAATTCAGGATCAAAGCTGGGCGGTATTCTGCGCGCCAATCAGGGCGTCATCGTCATTCGCCCGCGCGACAATACCGGCGGTGTCAGCCAGGAAAGCCAGCTTGAAAAGACAGTTCGCGTTGTGGCGACTGTGGACTACTCTTTGAGCGACTAG
- a CDS encoding CDP-alcohol phosphatidyltransferase family protein, whose product MATISPEGRPEGGPEETFTAFERQRAWAIHVFTASGAVIAMLALTAVTNGDPQAAFLWLGLAFVVDGLDGPLARRYRVLEVLPRISGETLDLVVDYLTYVVVPALMLASLGLLPEGWGAATAGVVLAVSLYTFANRDMKTDDNYFEGFPAVWNVLVLYMWVLETDPWANLAVIAVCAVLTFTRLKFTHPMRVVKLRLITLVFTAIWAALSLMMVMTYPEPPVWAVVVWIALVAYFLGLTAHRSLVSGS is encoded by the coding sequence ATGGCGACAATTTCACCCGAAGGCCGGCCTGAAGGGGGTCCTGAAGAGACCTTCACGGCCTTTGAACGCCAGCGCGCCTGGGCCATTCATGTGTTCACAGCGTCCGGGGCGGTCATCGCCATGCTCGCGCTGACAGCGGTCACCAATGGTGACCCACAGGCCGCGTTTTTGTGGCTGGGCCTGGCTTTTGTGGTCGATGGGCTCGATGGACCGCTGGCCCGCCGCTACCGGGTTTTGGAGGTTTTGCCCCGCATTTCGGGAGAAACCCTGGATCTGGTGGTCGATTACCTCACCTATGTGGTGGTTCCCGCCTTGATGCTGGCCAGCCTTGGCCTGCTGCCCGAAGGCTGGGGCGCAGCCACCGCCGGCGTGGTGCTGGCGGTGTCGCTCTACACCTTCGCCAATCGCGATATGAAGACGGACGACAACTATTTTGAAGGCTTCCCCGCCGTCTGGAATGTGCTGGTCCTTTATATGTGGGTGCTGGAAACAGACCCGTGGGCGAATCTTGCGGTCATTGCCGTCTGTGCGGTGCTGACCTTCACCCGCCTCAAATTCACCCACCCCATGCGAGTGGTGAAATTACGGCTGATTACCTTGGTTTTTACCGCCATCTGGGCCGCGTTGAGCCTGATGATGGTGATGACCTACCCCGAGCCGCCGGTATGGGCTGTGGTCGTCTGGATTGCCCTTGTGGCGTATTTTCTGGGCCTGACAGCACATAGGAGCCTTGTTTCAGGCAGTTAA
- the rplU gene encoding 50S ribosomal protein L21, translated as MFAVIRTGGKQYKVAQDDVLSVEKLLGEPGDKIEISEVLMVGGEGAPKVGAPLLEGAKVSAEVLGQSRDRKVRIFKKVRRHTYRRTKGHRQHKTQIKITGISA; from the coding sequence ATGTTCGCGGTCATCCGCACCGGCGGTAAGCAGTACAAAGTGGCTCAGGACGATGTCCTGTCGGTCGAAAAGCTACTTGGCGAGCCCGGCGACAAGATTGAAATTTCCGAAGTACTGATGGTCGGTGGTGAAGGCGCGCCGAAAGTCGGTGCTCCGCTTCTCGAAGGCGCAAAGGTCTCTGCCGAAGTTCTTGGCCAGAGCCGCGACCGCAAGGTTCGCATCTTCAAGAAGGTTCGTCGGCACACATATCGCCGTACGAAGGGCCACCGTCAGCACAAGACACAGATCAAGATCACTGGCATCAGCGCGTAA
- the rpmA gene encoding 50S ribosomal protein L27: MAHKKAGGSSRNGRDSAGRRLGIKKYGGEAVIPGNIILRQRGTKWHPGDNVGMGKDHTIFAKVEGNVSFRTRAGDRTYVSVVPATPASAAAE; the protein is encoded by the coding sequence ATGGCACATAAAAAAGCAGGCGGCTCATCCCGCAACGGTCGCGACTCAGCCGGCCGTCGTCTTGGTATCAAGAAGTACGGCGGCGAAGCCGTGATCCCAGGCAACATCATTCTGCGTCAGCGCGGTACCAAGTGGCACCCGGGCGACAATGTCGGCATGGGCAAGGACCACACGATTTTTGCAAAGGTCGAAGGCAACGTGTCCTTCCGCACCCGCGCAGGCGACCGCACCTATGTATCAGTGGTACCGGCAACCCCGGCATCAGCGGCAGCTGAATAA
- a CDS encoding GNAT family N-acetyltransferase — MRAQMKTKRLELRWITMEDAPRLTELADNWNVARMLARLPYPYPENGAEDWIATHSDTRARGKGSPYAIVLEGALIGVVGIELMDNVHAPGLNVELGYWLGEPYWGHGYATEAAQAAVTIGFADLGVGHLTSGHFEENAASGSVLTKCGFEYSGKSKRHCLARGEDMPSLDLVMTRDRWIDGLVQQRG; from the coding sequence ATGCGGGCGCAGATGAAGACGAAGCGGCTTGAGCTGCGGTGGATAACAATGGAAGACGCACCACGGCTCACAGAACTCGCTGACAACTGGAACGTGGCCCGGATGCTGGCCCGTCTCCCATACCCCTATCCTGAAAACGGGGCGGAAGACTGGATCGCAACCCATTCAGACACCCGCGCACGAGGCAAGGGATCGCCCTATGCCATCGTACTCGAGGGGGCACTGATTGGTGTGGTGGGCATTGAGCTGATGGACAATGTCCACGCTCCTGGCCTCAACGTGGAACTCGGCTACTGGCTCGGCGAGCCCTATTGGGGACACGGATACGCGACAGAAGCAGCGCAGGCCGCTGTCACCATCGGATTTGCTGATCTGGGTGTGGGGCATCTCACATCCGGCCACTTTGAAGAAAACGCAGCCTCAGGCAGCGTGCTCACCAAGTGCGGCTTTGAGTATAGTGGCAAGTCCAAGCGTCACTGCCTGGCGCGTGGCGAAGATATGCCGTCCCTCGATCTGGTCATGACCCGTGACCGCTGGATTGATGGATTGGTGCAACAAAGAGGCTGA
- a CDS encoding GNAT family N-acetyltransferase — translation MAHTLPGMSDILIETDRLIMRPLASDYADDYARVASDARIGAVMSHIPTPCPADLVREWSAQVPEQISAGTDYRLIIIIKADGTLVGATNLGHMVELGVSGRQYKLSYWIDPAHWGKGLATECAVGFRDWAFDTLKAGSLRAFCAMGNDASARVLEKTGFHFMNTSMPVASASKLNPEAGKLRNAYRMDKPRWESLIKSPHLSKAS, via the coding sequence ATGGCGCATACATTGCCCGGCATGAGCGACATCCTGATTGAGACAGACCGTCTCATCATGCGTCCGCTCGCGTCGGACTATGCGGACGATTATGCGCGCGTTGCCAGTGATGCCCGCATCGGCGCCGTCATGTCTCACATTCCCACCCCCTGCCCCGCAGACCTGGTGCGCGAGTGGAGTGCGCAGGTGCCTGAGCAGATTTCAGCAGGTACGGACTATCGGCTTATCATTATCATCAAAGCAGATGGCACTCTTGTTGGTGCGACAAATCTTGGCCACATGGTCGAACTTGGGGTAAGTGGCCGCCAATACAAGCTGAGCTATTGGATCGACCCTGCCCACTGGGGCAAAGGTCTGGCGACGGAATGCGCGGTTGGATTTCGTGATTGGGCGTTTGATACCCTCAAGGCAGGTAGCTTGCGCGCTTTTTGCGCCATGGGAAATGATGCCTCGGCACGCGTACTTGAAAAGACAGGGTTTCATTTCATGAACACCTCCATGCCGGTTGCCTCAGCTTCCAAGTTGAACCCCGAGGCTGGCAAGCTGCGCAACGCCTACCGCATGGATAAGCCCCGCTGGGAAAGCCTGATAAAGTCACCTCATCTGAGTAAAGCATCATGA
- the obgE gene encoding GTPase ObgE: MKFLDQAKVFIASGAGGNGTISFRREKYIEFGGPDGGDGGKGGDVWAECVHSLNTLIDYRYQQHFKARRGESGAGRDRFGKGGDDVVLKLPVGTQIFEEDNETLIADLTEAGQRVLLAQGGNGGWGNARFKSSTNRAPRRANEGQEAEERWIWLRLKLIADAGLVGLPNAGKSTFLATVTAAKPKIADYPFTTLTPNLGVVKVDEAAFVLADIPGLIEGASEGLGLGDRFLGHVERTNVLLHLVDATQDDVAADYRTIRGELAAYGNGLSEKPELVALSKVDSLTPEARAEKEAEITAITGTKPIMLSSASGEGVTEALRAINVYVANVRQMLIDEAEAKEAEELAIKEDRPAPTEGWRP; this comes from the coding sequence ATGAAGTTTCTGGATCAGGCAAAAGTCTTTATCGCGTCAGGCGCAGGCGGCAACGGCACCATTTCGTTCCGTCGAGAGAAGTACATCGAATTCGGCGGACCCGATGGTGGCGACGGCGGCAAGGGCGGCGATGTGTGGGCAGAGTGCGTCCACTCCCTCAACACCCTCATCGACTATCGCTACCAACAGCACTTCAAGGCACGCCGCGGCGAGAGCGGCGCGGGCCGTGACCGTTTCGGCAAGGGCGGCGACGACGTGGTGCTCAAGCTTCCCGTCGGCACACAGATTTTTGAAGAAGACAACGAAACGCTGATTGCTGATCTGACCGAAGCCGGCCAGCGCGTGCTGCTGGCCCAGGGTGGCAACGGCGGCTGGGGCAATGCCCGCTTCAAAAGCTCGACCAACCGGGCGCCCCGTCGCGCCAATGAAGGCCAGGAAGCCGAAGAACGCTGGATATGGCTGCGCCTCAAACTGATCGCAGATGCGGGCCTCGTTGGCCTGCCCAATGCGGGCAAGTCCACGTTCCTTGCGACCGTCACCGCCGCAAAACCCAAGATTGCTGACTACCCCTTCACAACGCTGACACCTAACCTTGGCGTTGTGAAAGTGGACGAGGCCGCCTTTGTGTTGGCCGATATTCCCGGCCTCATCGAAGGAGCCAGCGAAGGCCTCGGCCTTGGTGACCGCTTTTTGGGGCATGTGGAACGGACAAACGTCCTGCTGCATCTCGTGGACGCGACACAGGATGATGTCGCCGCTGACTACCGCACCATCCGCGGCGAACTTGCAGCCTATGGCAACGGACTATCTGAAAAACCGGAACTGGTAGCCCTCAGTAAGGTGGATTCCCTGACACCTGAAGCGCGCGCTGAAAAGGAAGCCGAGATCACAGCCATCACCGGCACCAAGCCCATCATGCTGTCCAGCGCCAGCGGCGAAGGCGTGACTGAGGCGCTGCGTGCCATCAACGTGTATGTCGCCAATGTCCGGCAGATGCTGATTGACGAAGCAGAAGCCAAGGAAGCCGAAGAACTCGCCATCAAGGAAGATCGCCCTGCGCCTACGGAAGGCTGGCGCCCATGA
- the proB gene encoding glutamate 5-kinase: MSDRLVTAKRVVIKIGSALLVDAASGRMRGDWLQTLGDDVARLRARGQQVIIVSSGAIALGSKALGLGARNTLALEESQAAAAFGQIGLARAYQEALDTHDIRIAQVLLTLGDTEGRRSYLNARSTLTKLLDFNLVPVVNENDTVATTEIRYGDNDRLSARVASMVDADCLVLLSDVDGLYTDDPVHNPDATLIREVDAITPQIEAMAGTAGTDMSTGGMITKLEAARIATEAGVHMVIAKGATDHPLKSIEEGANATWFTAHETPVVARKRWISGSLQPSGVIAVDDGAAAALARGRSLLPAGVCKVSGTFDRGDAVIVQTKAGVELGRGLVAYASSDASRIAGHKSGEIEALLGYRGRDEMIHRDHLALNRAAKDTPKTTSMTNTRSELSK, translated from the coding sequence ATGAGTGATCGCCTCGTCACAGCAAAACGTGTTGTTATCAAGATCGGATCCGCCTTGCTGGTGGATGCCGCGTCTGGACGCATGCGCGGTGACTGGCTTCAGACCCTCGGCGACGACGTGGCACGGCTGCGCGCCCGTGGACAGCAGGTGATCATTGTCTCCTCAGGGGCCATTGCTCTGGGCAGCAAGGCGCTTGGCCTTGGCGCGCGCAATACACTGGCCCTCGAAGAAAGCCAGGCCGCAGCGGCCTTCGGCCAGATAGGTCTGGCGCGCGCCTACCAGGAAGCACTTGACACCCATGACATCCGCATCGCACAGGTCCTGCTGACTCTGGGCGACACAGAAGGGCGGCGATCTTACCTCAACGCCCGCTCAACCCTGACCAAATTGCTGGACTTCAATCTGGTCCCCGTTGTGAACGAAAACGATACGGTTGCCACCACCGAAATCCGCTATGGCGACAATGACCGGCTGTCCGCCCGCGTCGCCAGCATGGTCGACGCAGACTGTCTTGTTCTTCTTTCAGACGTTGATGGTCTTTATACGGATGACCCTGTTCACAACCCGGACGCCACCCTCATTCGCGAAGTTGATGCCATCACACCCCAGATTGAGGCGATGGCTGGCACCGCAGGCACGGACATGTCCACCGGCGGCATGATCACCAAACTCGAAGCTGCCCGCATCGCGACGGAAGCCGGTGTGCATATGGTCATTGCCAAGGGCGCGACAGATCATCCTCTCAAATCGATTGAGGAAGGCGCAAACGCCACCTGGTTCACCGCCCATGAAACACCCGTCGTGGCCCGCAAGCGCTGGATATCAGGCAGCCTCCAGCCTTCCGGCGTCATTGCCGTGGATGACGGGGCGGCTGCAGCCCTGGCGCGCGGCCGCAGCCTTCTACCTGCCGGCGTCTGCAAGGTCAGCGGTACATTTGACCGCGGCGATGCTGTGATTGTGCAGACAAAAGCAGGGGTCGAGCTTGGCCGCGGCCTTGTGGCCTACGCCTCCAGTGATGCATCGCGCATTGCCGGGCACAAAAGCGGTGAAATTGAAGCCCTGCTTGGCTATCGTGGTCGTGACGAGATGATCCACCGGGACCATCTGGCCTTGAACCGCGCCGCCAAAGACACACCCAAGACTACGAGTATGACCAACACAAGAAGCGAGCTGTCAAAATGA